The genomic DNA atccagatggggagaggtattagcagggatgaatatcatttcagttttacctgggttgagctttagatggtggttgtccatccagctctggatgtccctcaggcaagcagagatacgggctgaaacctgcgtatcagacggcgggaacgagacgaagagttgggtatcgtccgcatagcagtggtaggatagcccatgtgcagtgatcacagggccaagggagcgagtgtagagagaaaaaagaagcgggccaaggactgagccctggggaactcctgtggcgaggggccgaggtgtcgataccgaaccagcccaggcaacctggaaggagcgaccagagaggtaggactcaatccagtccagggctgtgccacagatgcccgttgctgacagggcagacaggaggatggagtgatccacagtgtcgaaggcagcagagagatctagaagaatgaggacagaggagagggaggctgctcgtgcggcatgaagtgactcactgacggagaggagcgcagtctctgtcgagtggcccgatctgaagccagactgatgggggtctagcaggttgttgttagaaaagaaggaagaaagttgagtagaagcggctcgttctatagttttagaaaggaaaggaagaagagataccgggcggtagttctggatgatggagggatccagggtgggcttttttagcagcggagtgatgtgggccctcttggaggatgccggaaaacagccggattTCCTGCcttagcccttttgtaccttagcCTTTTGATTACTTGGATTTTGACCCTATGCTTGTGTTCccaactattcttttgcttgctGTTTTTGGTGTTGTCTTGGCTTGAACTTGGAATAAACactacgtttttggattatcctgtgccACAGGACCTGCTGTCTGCGTAGGGTCCTCAGTGCTGTGCGTAATAGGCCCTTGCAGGAATAGGTGGGCGTTTTTCAACAGAGGTGAGTGACCTGTGGAAATGGTGTCCTGTGcccttttggttttctgtgttttcattaggcccacagcacacaccttaGGTTAGGAATCTCTCTGTAATGAAATCTAATTAGGAGCGTTACGGTTTGACCAGCACCTGATAGGCTAAATTTGATCTGTACGTTTCCCAGCAGATGGAGGGATTCCTAACATATGGCATGGGTAAATAGGATAGGTAAGGTGAAGGTTTATAGTGTAGGCATGGTAAGTTAAGCATTACTATGGTAGGCATAGTATGGCAATTGAACGGTAATGCAAATTATGCATAATTTGAAATTTGTTAGTGTAGTCCCTTTAAATTGGAAAACGCCAGAATCACATTCAGTTTTTACTTTATCAATGCAGTCCTGTAGCACAGTGCTTAATGTTTGAGTGGAATCCTGTATTTCTCATTAATATCCATCTGTTTCTCATGTTTATGCTTCTGCACGTAACTGTTCCACCTGTCCCTATACAGCATGACCAAATGCACATCTGACCTAGTGATGTTAATTTGTGCAGCAGAAAGGCAAGACTGAGATGTGTCCACATGCTTTTGTAACCAGACGTGTCAAACACCGTTCTTTTCTGTGCTTACAGGGACAAAACCTCTCCTTGTGGTTCTGTTGCTACAATTCGCCATCACTGCCCAATCAGCGTGCATTTTGATCTTCTTGCGTATTCCATTTTTTATTGCACTGGGTAAGTTTCccttttattaaataattcataACAAAAAATACCTACTACATACAGGGCTAACAGACACAGCAAAGGAAAGCCAAAACGTAGTCacggtcacaggcaaaagtttgatAACAAGTAgatagtccaaacaggcagataaacaaaaacaaaacccaaagtCACAAACTGGGAATCCAAAcaaagtccaaacacagcgggtcaaacacaaacagaaggagaatccaaaaggcGGTGGTTGAGGTACACAAAACGGGTTGACGCACAGGCAGATCAGACAGAGAATCAGCTGGAGAGAATGGCAcgaacacattacaatctggcaaagaacaaacagaacagacaggtttaaatagacaggTAACGAAGGGAAACGAGAAATAAGGTGTGCATGATAATCAAGAAGTGGGACACAGGTGGCACCAATGAATGGCATGAATGAACAGACtacagaaagcacagagggaaacaaaaggGGAAACACTGGGGACTTGGACAGAACCACAGATatagaaaacacagatcatgacacatGGCACTGGATTTCTCCATATGTAACGGCCTTCTCGGTCTCCATAGCTTTTCTGGCATATTCTTGAAGAATACCAAAACTCTGTCACAACAGAGTGTGCACAAGTTGATTGACTTCCATGGAAGACACAGTCTTGATTTCATTGGCttatatttgtttacattttgatCACTATTTGTACATGAAAAGGGGACAGTTTTTCTTCATCACAGATATATGAAAGGTATCACAGTACGTGTTTTTTCAATTAATAACATggtttttcattcttttctcatttttttaattaattgacgaacagcaaaaatgtgttaattgcACTTATAAGTTGTTAAGGTCTATGAACACAAACATGTTTGAGATTATAAACTATAAACCTGGTGTAAGGGAATTGGATAGATATTCTTAGTGTAACTGATGATCTCTCAGTAATAGAGGTGTTTTACTATATttaacatgtaaaatatatgtacactcaccaagcactttattaggaacatatttactttattacacctacttattcatgcgattatctaatcagccaattgtgtggcagcagtgcaatcatgtagatacaggtctggagcttcagttaatgttcacaccaaccatcagaatggggaaatctATGTTTTGATCAAAGTGATttcgaccatggaatgattgttggtggttcgAGTATCGCAGAAATGCCGATCTCCTCGGATTTGCACAGACACtagtgtctagagtttgcaaagaatggtgcaaaaaactccagtgagcagcagttctgcagacagtcatgtcttgttaatgagagatgtgagaggagaatggccacactggtcaaagctgacaggaaggtgacagtaacacaaataagcacacattacaacagtggtatgcagaagagcatctctgaacacacaacgcatcataacattaaatggatagtctacagcagaaaaaataagtctaataaatacgtaattatgaggttgaggaatggcggagagccaggcgcgactaagggtaatccctagTAAGCGGGCACGCGAACGTGTCCGCCACTAAACCCAGGGAGGTCGAGGACACGAAAACAACTCGGAGACAGCTCcgatcaaataaagaaaatagccccaaaaaacggctaatgaaaataaagcaacccttaaaaaccagggcgaataacacaaccaaaaaGAAGGCTAAAAGGCGAGCCTTGaaaccccggaccggggatccccaaaataaaagtacaacctagtaaaaagactaggtaaacaaaataaacaaccgtgagtcgcagctccggaaaacgcacaaaccaaaatatataccggggacaacgtccctcacccacagactcacacgagccaaaaacaaaagagaaaagaaaactaaagaacctacaggaaggtgttcgcagtgtagacacacacacaacgagcagaacaccttccttaccttttttttcgtttagttttttcttttaaattcgaaacccagaaccagcacaatacctgactcatttaACCGtaagtctaccgtgtgcttaccagcttggtggcagagcgaacagtgacaccaaagcCTTTGGTCGATGGTCAAAGAGGGCTTAATACCTTCTGGAGGTAGCCACCCCGTTGGCACTAATGAGccccaggtgaaaataataaacccctggtggccacaaccggtactacctcccaaccctgacaggaccccccttctaaggagcggccccagacgatccttcagccccccgcctgcggAATTCGCAGATGAGCTCTGGGTCCAAAATGTCCCTAGAGGGGACCCAAGAGCGCTCCtcggggccatagccctcccagtccacgAGGTACTGTCTACCCCTGCCCACGCGGCGCTCGGCCAGGATGCGGCGCACCGTATAGGCCGGGCCCCCATCAATGAGccgtggaggtggaggaggagcctccgccggggccagcacACTTGTCAGCACCGGTTTAAGGCGGGAGACATGGAAGGTGCGGTGAATTCTCATTGACCGGGGCAGTTGGAGGCGCACCGTCACCGGattgatttttttaataattctgAAAGGGCCCACGTAGCGAGGAGCAAGCTTACGGGACTCGACCCGCAATGGCAGATCCCGAGTGGACAGCCACACTctctgccctaccctgtaggAGGGGGCTGACCGGCGAcgcctgtcggccagcctcTTTTGGGTAGCCGTAGCCCGTAGGAGCGCAGCCCGTACTTTATTCCAGGTGAcccggcaccgccgaacaaaagCCTCCGCGGAGGGCACCTCAACCCCCCTCTCCAGTTCCGGGAACAGTGGCGGAGCGTAACCAAATTGAGCCTCAAAGGGCAAGAGCCCTGTGGAGGCGTTGCGCAGAGTGTTGTGCGCGTACTCTGCCCACATGAGTTTGCGACTCCATGAATTGGGGTTAGCAGCGGCTAGACACCGGAGTGTGTTCTCCAGCGTCTGGTTTGTGCGTTccgtctgcccattggtctcTGGGTGAAAGCCCGATGAGAGACTCACAGAGGCCCCTAACAGAGAGCAGAACGCATGCCAGAAACGAGAcgcgaactggggtccgcggTCAGACACCACGTCCTGAGGCAGACCATGTAATCTAAAAACGTGATCGACCACCAACCGTGCGGTTTCCGCTGCCGACGGTAATTTTGGTAGCGCCACgaaatgagccgccttggaaaaCCGATCGACCACCACCAAAATAACCGTGTTGCTTTCAGATGACGGCAACCCCGTAATAAAATCTAGGGCCACGTGGCTCCAAGGACGCCTCGGGATGGGTAATGGCCGTAATAGCCCTGAGGGAGGCTGGTGCGAGCCCTTGCTGCGGGCACAGACCGAACAGGCGGCCACAAACTCCCGAAcgtccttttccatcccgggccaccagaaccgcctgGACAAAAAATCCCTGGTGcggtgaaccccgggatgccctgccagctgtgaggcatgtccccactgcagcACCTGGGACCGGACCCCAGCGGGCACGAAGAGGCAATGAGGCGGATCCCCTCCTGGATCCGGCTCTAGGCGCGACGCTCTTCGTACCGCCGACTCAACCTTCCAGATCACTGGCGCCACTATCTGATCTCTAGGGAGAATGGGTTGAGGAGTGTGCTCCCTGTCGGTATTATCAAACACCCGGGAGAGGGCGTCGGGTTTCATGTTTTTTGACCCTGGACGGTATGTCAGAATAAACTAAAAACGCACAAAAaacagcgcccagcgggcctgaCGCGAGTTGCGTGTTTTGGCAGTTTGTATGTATTCTAGATTTTTGTGGTCCGTCCACACCGTGAACCCAAAGAGGGCTTAATACCTTCTGGAGGTAGCCACCCCGTTGGCACTAATGAGccccaggtgaaaataataaactggtggccacaaccggtactacctcccaaccctgacagtaataatgtgttcactgagtgtatatcctaaAGCAAAGGGATTCACCAGCATCAGTTAATAACACATCTTTATTGTgttcctttctgtttttcagtgttgttTCCAGTGAGAATTTTACTGCTTCTTGCCTTTGGAGTAACATTATGTCTGGTCAAATGTGGATGTAAGTATAACGTGCTACATTGTACTGATGAAgggctttttttatttgtaatgaggACGTTGAATCCATACAATTTGCAGTGCCGTCTGTGTATGCTGGCTTATGATATTTCCACCCCTGCACTATGGAggctgctggtgatgtcactgactgctgttttagggtttttcttcacagctcttaggATTCATCTTGTCATGAATTGCTGATTTCATGCTGATTGCAGGATTTCTTTGGCCTTCTTTCAGATTTGCGTCAGAAAGTCTTCCTTCTGCCTTGGGTCATTCTTGATATTGCATTGAGTTTTCCAATTCTGGgcaatattttgaaaaatgagaAAGGTATGGAATTTAGTTTGTGTTGAGATATTTACAAATTTTTGGTCCTGTTGATTAAGCTTAGTCTGCCCTGATGTATTGCACGTTTTCATAAAGAGACTTCTCAcccccattattacattattactcaACATAAGCAGACTGTAGACCTGGTCTTCAAACCCccatgccccagtgcagtgacgaggacactgtgctgtaggagacgccaTCTTTCAGATAagacgttaaaccgaggtcTTGGTCACTGGGGTCATTAGAGATCTCCTGACACACTTTGCAAAGAGTAGGCGGTTCCTCTTTGTCCCGGTTAAATTCCAAACCCTGGTTTTTATTCAACCTGTCTGATTTAATTGGCCAAAAatgtgccctctccctctccacctcagctgttgtgtggagagcattctggcacaaaatggctgccattgcatcacccgGGTGGAGCTGCACACTAGTGGGGGTTGAGACCAGTTCCCCtttatcactgtaaagtgctatataaatatacCTACCAGCCTACCTAACTACCTACCCAACCACCTACCTACCTATCGACCTTCCTTCCTGATAAATCCTCTGCTTTCTCCCTGtctgaataatgaaaaatagggcagaaaaagtgtaaaaataaaatggtttgttCACAACTTTAATGAGCTGATATGTGTGTTACTGCAGAACTCCCTGTATGGATGTGTTTCTATGCATTCCTCTACGTCCTGACTGCCACAGTGGCCTGTCAACACAACactgatgattatgatgatgttgAATGGGGTACAGTATCATTTGATAAATGCCTTTTTATCATTGATTGTGGAGCTTGATAGACTTCGGACTGGTTTTTATTCCTATTTTATCCACATAAACAACCAATTTGAATTATTTGTCgttgtttttataattatttttctgtatcaGGAGTAACTGTATGACTAGTAAAAACCAGGATAGAGTGacataattaaaaatgacaactACATTTAACACATCAGTGTACataatgaatcatttttattcaagTAAATAAACGTACTTAAGAAACCGATTTAATCTGAAAATCAAGCATGGTATTTTTACTTAACTTGCATACTCAAACTGCCCTCCTTGCTTTTCAGATATAGCTCATATCCTAGTGTACGTGTTTGGTTCTACCTTAAGTGTCATTAATTCAGTTGCTCTAGCAACAGAagtgtttctgaaagcaggtgagtacagtaaaaacattttgcatcTCAATGAAAACATCTGTGGTGATTGTCCCCTTGGTGATGTGAGAAGTGTGtggatacagtggcttcagaaagtattcaaagTTTGCATtccctttttgcacactttattgtgttgtagatataGTTTTAAATGGATCAAATTGCCAAAAATTGATAAGAATTTATAAATGTTTATCAATCTActctcaataacccataatggcactccaaattgtggtcaggtgcatcctgtttgctttaattgtgTGCAGTACCGGTTTGGACCACTGGAGGGTGGTTTGGTCATTTGACAGACTTGTCAACCTATTTACTCACAGGTGTAATCATTTCAGTGCAGTCAGGCCACACCCTCGATAAACCCTCCTCTCACAGCACTCTGTGTAATTTGTGTTACGCTGAGGCTGGTAAACGTTATCGCTGGGTCTCTGAGAAAAGAGTTTGTTGGAGTCTAACTCTCCCTTTGttagaaaactttttttttttcattgagaaCAGTGTTTGTGGGAGTCTACTGTGTTAGTTCATTTGCTCCTGCAAGTTCACTTTTTGGGATCAATTTAAGTTCACCTTCTTTATGCTTCTGTTTGTGAGAATCTTTCTTCCCCGGTGGGGTAGTTTTCAGTTAAAGGTTATTCCTCCTTTTACCTTTTCGTTTTCCTGTCCCTTTAATCTGATTTGCAGATTTAGTTGTTGTTCGTTAGCGAACAGCTTTTAGGAGCCCTGGTGTCTGCGTTTGGCCTAACACCCCAAGCCCCACCTTACAAATTATCCTCATCcttgtgtctagaacttgactgtagtccacctgtggcaaattgaattgatttgacATAGGTTAGGAAGGCACACACctatgtacactgcacacacattcagactgcAGGTCAGgacaaaaccaagccatgaaggcCTAGGAACTCTCAACCTCTTCAATAAAATTGtggcgaggcatagatcagggcaagggtataaaaccatttctaatgaTGTGAGTCTTCCCAGGAGCACAATGGTAGACATTTGGAACCACTAGGACAACTGAGTAaccaggcaagaagggccttgatcagggaggtgaccaagaacccaacggtcacaTTAACAGAGCTTTGGGAGAACTTGCCgttgacacacaaattcaaactaccggcaaactgaacgtagcaTTCCACTATCTgatatctacataaaaataaataaagcaatacatcctTTGACCCATGTTGCAGGCAACGTTACgaagttgaaaaattgagtgtaaccactgttcataattttattaaatccatCGATtttccaattattattattattttttatttttttctattgtAATCACTGTCCAAGGGTTTTTTTAAGATGTTGTGTTCTATCTAATTTTCGCCAGAGCTACCTTACCTAAATCTTCCAGAACCTTGTAGTTTTAACTATTTCTAAAATCAAGTAGAATTGCTGCTATAAGATAAACCTCCTTAGACCAGTAGCATCATTATCCAAATCAATGATGCTTCTGTCAAATTTACCTGCCTTAAATGGACCACATTAATCGTGTCACCACAACGATTGCCCTGCGCaatataaaatcaaatgcattggcaaaatGTACCATTAGGtaaaaatataagccaaatCGCAGAGAGTTATTCCATGCCAGGAGGTTGGACCACAGCATCTCTCAGACTTTTTTCTTGTTCCGTGTGTTGGTAGTTAATTATAGGCTTTTTACGTTCTACGAATGAGTGGGGAGGACTATTTGAAACGTTTACGTTTCAGTCCTCGTGTTGGCGCTGATTATGTACGGGAAACAGTGTATACTGCAATTAGTAATAtgtcataaaattactattatctgaaatatctaatCACAaagttaatattttaattaataattaaaataaccaatattactgattaaatatacagataacctgaaggttggagttCTTCGGAAGATTGATttgactcggctctcatgtcatgcaacaccaaaacagacaccgggtttaaaaaagaaaatgtattcaacAAAGTTAGAAAGAGTACACAAGTACACAAGGACTAATCTAATGAATGCTAACACGGGATGCTATAGGGAATGCTAACCAAGgaatgtgggtgtgggtgcgtGCGCGTGTACGCGCGTACCTACACTTTGTCTTGGATaaaggagaggtgtgtgtgtgcgcgtgtcggTGAGGGTGTGCGCGTAATTGTACCAgaatttgttttgtctctggACAAAGAGGGGATGATACAcggtgtgtttgtattgtgtgcgCTGGTGGTTATTATTGCAGTTTGGAGAGTTATCTGTGGTTAGGAGTAAAACACGTGTGTGATTACTGTGCAGGTTACGTACGCGACAACGGCGAACCGATTCACATAAATAAGCTACACCTATCTCGGCCTCTCTCCTAGCTCTTATAGTGTGAAAGTTTATTGCTTCCGCCCTTACGGTATTGGCTTAACGATACCTAGATGTCACGCCGGTGTTGTGTTGCAAGTGTCCTGTGGTATCacgtgggaaatgtagttacgTGGTCCCTACATAATGATGAGATATACAATTCCATAAATTTCGCCGATAGAAGCATTTAACGTTTGGTTGTTGCCATGAAAAATGTCACGGCACGAAATGTGACGTTTAGAGGACCAAAGCTTAGTAAGGAAAAGTCCTGTTACTAATAACATTGGCTGAGATATGGCCCATGGAAAAATCTATTTGCCCATTTTTAGCACAGATTTAGCTTTGGTACTCAACAGGTTGTTTACACAGCACTTCCAACTATCCTAACCTCATTCATCTTTAGATGCCTATAACATCCCTATAATATGAAATGGAAGAGTGCAATTGGCCTATAAAATCAGCCACTTGTTGTACATGTTATTTGTAACatgtttataataaaataaaatgtaaaaattaattaaattacccccaaaatatatttacttttgGAGATACCACCCTCCAAAATTGATCCCCAA from Conger conger chromosome 12, fConCon1.1, whole genome shotgun sequence includes the following:
- the LOC133105661 gene encoding uncharacterized protein LOC133105661, with the translated sequence MNLMRILRIFKMSPYKPPGPCHIRVSKLAVPLEMFVITAGFNSVDIQPVFTDSTTDNRVLLGVCFGGLLLFGLIALCVSGPAVCVGSSVLCVIGPCRNRWAFFNRGTKPLLVVLLLQFAITAQSACILIFLRIPFFIALVLFPVRILLLLAFGVTLCLVKCGYLRQKVFLLPWVILDIALSFPILGNILKNEKELPVWMCFYAFLYVLTATVACQHNTDDYDDVEWDIAHILVYVFGSTLSVINSVALATEVFLKAGEYSKNILHLNENICGDCPLGDVRSVWIQWLQKVFKVCIPFLHTLLCCRYSFKWIKLPKIDKNL